From Microcystis aeruginosa NIES-2549, a single genomic window includes:
- a CDS encoding glycosyltransferase family 4 protein codes for MMTHIFLFLEIFSQEGGIQSYIKDVLQAYLTLPDSEAAEVFLLRDAPDCPNPFKNQGITFHYLKNNSATLGRIQLALKFLVFLLQKRPQRVFCGHVNLATLTRLYCQALDIPYTVLTYGKEVWEPLPNSQKQALQAAESIWTISRYSRDLMCKANAIDPQKVAILPCVVDEEKFNLGEKSLTLIKKYDIENAKVLLTVARLWSGDIYKGVDVTIRALPTILETYPEVKYLVIGRGDDLPRLEALTKQLGVDKQVIFAGFVPTEELADHYRLADAYVMPSREGFGIVYLEAMACGIPVISGDEDGSAEPLQDGLVGWRVPYRDAEKVAKACLEILPGRDQRCHPQWLRQQTLTKFGKKTLQAKLEQLI; via the coding sequence ATGATGACTCATATATTCCTATTTTTAGAGATTTTTTCCCAAGAAGGTGGTATTCAATCCTATATTAAGGATGTCCTGCAAGCCTATCTCACTTTACCCGATTCTGAGGCGGCCGAGGTTTTTTTACTGCGGGATGCCCCTGATTGTCCTAATCCTTTTAAAAATCAAGGTATTACCTTTCATTACCTGAAAAATAACTCAGCAACTCTCGGACGCATCCAATTAGCCCTTAAGTTTTTAGTTTTTCTCCTCCAGAAACGTCCCCAAAGAGTTTTTTGTGGTCATGTAAATTTAGCCACCCTCACCCGTCTTTACTGTCAAGCTTTAGACATACCCTACACCGTCCTCACCTACGGCAAAGAAGTCTGGGAACCTTTACCAAATTCCCAAAAACAGGCCCTGCAAGCGGCCGAATCGATCTGGACAATTAGCCGTTACAGTCGCGATCTTATGTGTAAGGCTAACGCTATCGATCCCCAAAAAGTAGCAATTCTCCCCTGTGTGGTGGATGAGGAAAAGTTTAATTTAGGTGAAAAGTCCTTGACATTAATCAAAAAATATGATATAGAAAATGCCAAAGTTTTATTAACAGTTGCCCGATTGTGGTCGGGGGATATCTATAAAGGGGTAGATGTTACCATTCGGGCCCTGCCGACAATTCTAGAGACTTATCCGGAAGTAAAATATCTAGTCATCGGACGAGGGGACGACCTTCCAAGGTTAGAAGCTTTAACCAAGCAGTTAGGAGTGGATAAACAGGTAATTTTCGCCGGTTTTGTCCCGACGGAGGAATTAGCCGACCATTATCGTTTGGCCGATGCTTACGTTATGCCTTCCCGGGAAGGGTTCGGGATTGTTTACCTAGAAGCGATGGCCTGTGGTATTCCCGTGATTTCTGGAGATGAGGACGGTTCAGCAGAGCCGCTGCAGGATGGTTTGGTGGGGTGGCGGGTTCCCTATCGAGATGCCGAAAAGGTGGCTAAAGCTTGTTTAGAAATTTTGCCAGGTCGGGATCAACGCTGTCACCCGCAATGGTTGCGTCAACAAACTCTAACTAAATTCGGCAAAAAGACTTTACAAGCAAAATTAGAGCAGTTAATCTAA